ATCGCCCGTCAGGGTGCGCGTGCGTATTGCGAATGGCTGCACCGGGTCTCGGGCATCGACGAACTGCGCCTCGCGATCGGCCGGCGCTTCCTCGCGGTCGGTGACATCCTCAAGGCCCGTACCGTGCTCGCCGAACTGCGCGAGGCCGCGTATCGCAGTCCGCGACGCGACGTCTTCCTCGAGGCGATCGAGGAGGCCGAGACCGCCCCCGAGCTCCACCGGTTGCGCGAGGTCGCCGCACTCGAGGCCCTCGCGCGCTGGCAACCCGACAGCGACCTCGTCGGCGAGCTCAACCTCGTCGTCGCGAGTCGCGATGTGCGCCTGCTGTTGTCGCTGCCGCCCGACGCCGCGCCACCGCAGATCGCCGACGCCGCGAAGGAACGCGCCACCGACTGCCGCATGCGACGCGCCTTCGCCGCGACGTCGGCGGAGAAGGAGGCCTTGCTGGTGCTCGAACAGACCTACCAGTTGGTGCGCCGCGGACGGTGGACCACATGAGCCGGGGAACAGTGGTGCGGCGATGACTCTCGAGAAGACACCCGCCAAGTCCGCGGCACCCACCCCCGACACGACGCTACGAGCCGCCGTGGACATGCTGCGCAAACAGGGCGAGGACGCCATCGCCGATCGTGCTCTCCGCGTGCGGGACCGACCCGCCCCGCAGGGCACCATCGTGGTGATCGGCGAGGTCAGCCGCGGCAAGAGTTCGCTGGTCAACACCCTTGTCGGCGTGAGCGGACTGGCGCCGGTCGACACCGAGATCACCACCTCGGTCTACGTCCGGTTCACCCCCGCGACCGACGACCTCCCCGTCGGTTCGGCGCTCATCGAGTTCCCCGGTGCCACACATCGCATCCCGGTCGCCGACCTCGCCGACTGGATCACCGTCGGCGGCCACTACGCCGCGGGGGTGCCCGCCGAACGTCTCGCCCCCGGCGCCCCGGTGGATTCCGTTCTCGTGCCGCCGGTCTCGGCTCGCGTCGCCATCGACTCGCCACTACTCCCGGGAGTCACCATCGTCGACACCCCGGGCGTCGGATCGCTGGTCCCCGAACACGTCGAAGCCGCGGTCAGCGCGGCCCGCGGCGCATCGGTGCTCGTGATGGTATGCGACGCGACGGCCCCGCTGTCGGCCCCCGAACTCGCCTTCCTGTCCAGCGTCAGCGAGGAGGTCGCCTCGGTGGTCCTGGTGGTCACCAAGACCGATCTGGTGATGCGGCAGTGGCGCACCATCGTCGCCGAGAACCGAAAACTGATCGGCGCCAACGCCCCTCGTTTCGCGCACATCCCGATCATCGGCATCTCCAACCGCATCGCCGAACAGGCCGCCGCCATCACCGACCCCGAACGCCACGACCGCGCCTTCGCCGCGTCGGGCGTCCCCGAACTCGTCGACGCACTCACCCCGATGGTCGCCGAGGGTGCTGCGTCGCCGGAACGCAATGCGCTGCAACTGACCTTCGCCGGACTCGACGACGTCCGCAAACGGCTCGTCCTGGAGATGAAGGCCGCCACCGCGACCCCCGCCGAACGCGCCGACATCGAGGCCGAACGAGATCGCCTGCAGCGCCTCAAGGATCGCCGACGCGAGTGGCGCGCCCGGCTCAACCAGGACATCACCGCCGCGTCGTTGCAGACCGAGGACCTGATCCGCGACCGATTCGACAAACTCCTCGGCCAGTGGTCGACGCGCATCGACAAGCTTCGCTTCTACGAACCCCATCGCGCCGGACAGGAACTGATCGGTCAGATGACCGTCGACCTCGAGGCCGCGGCCCGCGAGGTCAGCGCATTCTTCGTCGCCGGGATCGAGCGGATCGCCGACAACCTCTTCGCCGACGCCACCATCTCCGGCGACCTCGTCGACCGGATCTCCGGCAATGTGTCCGACCTCAAGTTGCGGGAGCAGGAGAAGATCTCGCCGTGGAAGAACATGGTCGACCCGGTGTTGCTGTCGATCGTCGCCGCCGGTGGCCCGCTGGCCATCATCCCGGTGGTCAACGTGGTGGCCGTGCCGGTGTGGGCCGGTGTGGTGGTCGGCTTCCGGGCGTCGAAGGTCGGCAAGGAGAACCACCGGAAGTGGCTGACCAAGGCGGTCAACGACATGAAGGCCGACGTCCGGTCGCAACTGCAGTCGATCAAGTCGGACGCAAGCGCCGACCTGCAGATCGCCTACGACGAACTGCTCGAACGACTCCTGGCCGAGTCGACGAAGATCCTCAACGACGCCGCGGTCGAGGCCAAGAAGTCGGCTGCCGACCGGGAGCGGACCGCCGCCGATCTGCGTACCCAGATCGTGGCGGTCGACAACGTCCGCAAAGCGATCGCCCGAGTTCTTCGGGCGCCCACCGGATGAACGCCGGTCGGTTGTGTAACCATGTGCCCCAGGGCGGATGGTGGGAGGTGGTCAGGTGACGCAGGAGAGCCGCCGTCGACTGTGTATCGACTTCGGTACGAGCAACACCGCGGCCGCGTACCGCGTCGGGCTGGCCGAACCGGTCATCGTGCCGCTGGGTGCCGGCGGTCCCGCGATGCCGTCCGCGGTCTTCGCCGACGACGCCGGGATCGTCGTCGGGCACGACGCCGTGCATCGCCGCGTGCAGGCACCCGACGCCTACGAGGACTCGCCGAAGTCGCGGATCGACGAGGGCGAGGTCGAACTCGGCGACCGGTTCTGGCCGATCGAGGACCTCATCGGCGCGGTCCTGCGGCACGTGCACCGAACTGCGCTGCGCCACAGCGGACTCCCCGAGTTCGACTCGATCATCCTGACCCACCCCGACAAGTGGAGCGAACGCCGCAAGGGTGTGCTCCGCCGCGCCGCCGAGCGCGCGGGCATCTCCGCCAACCGGTTGCGCATCGCCTCGGAATCCCTGGCCGCCGCTTGGTATTACGTCTACCGCGGACACGACGTCACGGGTGACGAGCGGATGTGTGTCTTCGACTTCGGCGCCGGTACCTGCGATGTCGCCGTCCTCATCCGCGCCGGGGCCGACGGTTTCACCGTCACCGGATCCGGCGGCGACAACAACCTCGGCGGCCGCGACCTCGATGCCCGCATGACGCGGTGGGTGCTCGAGGAA
The sequence above is drawn from the Gordonia rubripertincta genome and encodes:
- a CDS encoding dynamin family protein, yielding MTLEKTPAKSAAPTPDTTLRAAVDMLRKQGEDAIADRALRVRDRPAPQGTIVVIGEVSRGKSSLVNTLVGVSGLAPVDTEITTSVYVRFTPATDDLPVGSALIEFPGATHRIPVADLADWITVGGHYAAGVPAERLAPGAPVDSVLVPPVSARVAIDSPLLPGVTIVDTPGVGSLVPEHVEAAVSAARGASVLVMVCDATAPLSAPELAFLSSVSEEVASVVLVVTKTDLVMRQWRTIVAENRKLIGANAPRFAHIPIIGISNRIAEQAAAITDPERHDRAFAASGVPELVDALTPMVAEGAASPERNALQLTFAGLDDVRKRLVLEMKAATATPAERADIEAERDRLQRLKDRRREWRARLNQDITAASLQTEDLIRDRFDKLLGQWSTRIDKLRFYEPHRAGQELIGQMTVDLEAAAREVSAFFVAGIERIADNLFADATISGDLVDRISGNVSDLKLREQEKISPWKNMVDPVLLSIVAAGGPLAIIPVVNVVAVPVWAGVVVGFRASKVGKENHRKWLTKAVNDMKADVRSQLQSIKSDASADLQIAYDELLERLLAESTKILNDAAVEAKKSAADRERTAADLRTQIVAVDNVRKAIARVLRAPTG